A single window of Cryptococcus depauperatus CBS 7841 chromosome 2, complete sequence DNA harbors:
- a CDS encoding Fe-S protein assembly co-chaperone HscB: protein MVIRIPPSFIFHLSPYTFCALPRSRPTRASHTATFPPAPTRPCPSCSKSIPLPLSPCPSCACLMPLPSNLSHHSMLQLSSPILSPGSPPGVFDIPRELAYLPGHGFRLDKADLRSRWLKRQRELHPDKFSVSGRDMVELARNLSGRVNEAYAVLGDELRRAEYILSVHLKGTEETDKMDDPILLAEILEAREELEEATTQEEVDSIRQINYEHVKNLIKSLDEAFSEEPPDLDQAKILAVQLRYWMGLQKTARERSF, encoded by the exons ATGGTTATCAGAATACCTCCTTCATtcatttttcatctctcaCCTTATACTTTTTGCGCCTTGCCTCGCTCACGTCCAACAAGAGCTAGCCATACTGCGACTTTTCCCCCCGCTCCAACTCGTCCATGTCCTTCTTGCTCCAAATCTAtccctctccctctctctccatGCCCTTCCTGTGCATGTCTCATGCCTCTTCCTTCCAATCTCTCCCACCACTCTATGCTTCAGCTCTCTTCTCCTATATTGTCACCTGGCAGCCCGCCAGGGGTTTTTGACATTCCTCGAGAATTAGCCTACTTACCCGGTCATGGCTTTAGGCTGGATAAAGCTGATTTACGGTCAAGATGGCttaaaagacaaagagagCTTCACCCGGATAAGTTCAGCGTTAGTGGTAGGGACATGGTGGAACTAGCAAGGAACTTGAGTGGTAGAGTGAATGAAGCCTATGCTGTTTTAGGCGATGAGCTGAGGAGGGCGGAATATATC CTGTCAGTACACTTGAAAGGGACAGAGGAAACAGACAAGATGGACGATCCCATACTTTTGGCTGAAATCCTAGAAGCTAGAGAAGAGCTCGAGGAGGCGACGACTCAAGAGGAGGTTGATTCAATACGGCAAATCAACTATG AACATGTCAAAAATTTAATCAAAAGCCTGGATGAAGCGTTTTCTGAGGAGCCACCCGACCTTGATCAAGCCAAAATCCTTGCCGTACAGTTGAGATATTGGATGGGATTACAAAAAACTGCAAGGGAAAGATCCTTCTAG
- a CDS encoding lactoylglutathione lyase — MSTAASDPSTYKFNHTMFRIKDPKVSIPFYEKVLGMKTIRESPSEAGKFTNYFLAFPSGFGNMELTDENMKANILNREGVLELCHNWGTESDSGFKGYASGNDEPGRGFGHICVTVDDLQAACKRFEELGVKFKKRPEDGMMRHIAFIYDPDGYWIEIVARQLDARTL; from the exons ATGTCGACCGCTGCTTCTGACCCTTCCACTTACAAATTCAACCATACCATGTTTAGGATCAAGGATCCCAAGGTGTCCATTCCCTTTTATGAGAAAGTCTTGGGGATGAAG ACCATTAGGGAATCTCCCAGCGAGGCGGGTAAATTCACAAACTACTTTCTCGCTTTTCCATCTGGTTTTGGCAACATGGAGCTCACCGATGAGAATATGAAGGCCAATATCCTCAATAGGGAAGGTGTCCTCGAACTTTGTCATAATTGGGGCACCG AGAGCGACTCTGGATTTAAGGGATACGCTTCTGGTAACGACGAGCCTGGACGAGGGTTTGGGCATATTTGCGTGACGGTCGATGACCTTCAGGCCGCTTGCAAACgctttgaagaattggGCGTGAAGTTCAAGAAGAGACCAGAAGATGGTATGATGAGG CACATTGCCTTCATTTACGACCCTGATG GTTACTGGATTGAAATTGTCGCCAGACAGCTCGATGCCCGTACTCTTTAG